The genomic stretch GAAATTGTTGTTCCTCAAATCAAGCTCTTTCAGAGGTGAACAGGCAATAACTTCAGGAAGGACATCCAAATAATTGTCTGCCACGTTCAGCTTCTTCAGAGTTTTCAGACATTTTACAGACAAGTCCAaacttgtcattctgtttcTACCAAGGCTCAGTGATTGAAGCGTGTTCTGTAAACCGTCTAGGGCCCCCTTTTCCAAGATCATCTCCTCATTACCATCCAGGTCCAGTGTGACTAAAGGGGTGTGCTCAAATGTGCATGGGGACAGCAGCTTAATACCATTCTCCTTCAGGTCCAAATATTTCAGTGTCCTGAGTCTCCTAAAGGAAACACAGTGGCTATCATCAACGAGATTTGTTTGTATGGATGTGGATTCTCCCGTTTGGTTCCTATATGAACAAGGCTTCACGTAGTTTTTTTTGAGAATTAGCTCTTCAATTTTTGGCAGAGCCTTCAAGAAATCTGGGGAAAAATAACTAATCTGATTGTTTTGAAGATCCAAGGACTTTAAAGAAGGACAACTCTGTTGTGGCTGCCCTTCTTGTGCGTAATTTTTGATCTCAGCATCACTGATATTCATCAGGCAGTTGCCACTTAGATTTAATGACTTAAGTGACACTAAATAGCTACATATCTCCATAGGGAAAGAAGAGAACTGGTTCTCACTCAAGTCCAAATCAACTAAGGGTGTCTCCTTTAAGGCAGAGTATATATTTTCAACACTTTCCAACCCACTGTCATATAGGTTTGAGATTTTGTGGTATGAAAAGAGTGTTTCTAGAAATGGCAGTTGGTTTTCTAAAACACCtactttgttgttttttaagTTAAGATACTTTAGATTATTTCTATTGGGTAATAGAGGAAAAAGCAAAAGATTATTATAACTAAGGTCTAACATTTCAAGTTGAAATATATTTTCAGTCTTCTGAGTGATGAAGAATTGTAAAGCATTTCTGcttaagtttaatttttttagcTGGGAAAGTTTAAAATCACAAATAGAGCCCAAGTTATTTCTGGCCAAATTCAACTCTGCAAGTCTGGTCAAAGACTCAAAAGTTCCCTGCTCTATTTCAGATATAAAGTTATTTTCTGCAATAATGCTTCTCAGATTCTGGCTTCTTGTAAAGATTCCAGGTGTAAGTTTGGTTAGGACATTCCCAGAGAGACTGAGGTACTCTAGATACGATGCATTTCTCAGGTAGAACTCCACGTCTTTTTCATCCAGATTATTCAATGACAAATCCAAAGTGTTCAGTCTGTAAAGGTGCAGGAAAGATTTGCTGTTGTCAATGGAGTTATGAGAAAGAAAGTTTCTTCCAAGAGTTAGCGTGTGAAGTTCCACCAAGTTCTTGAATGCTCCCTCATGTATGACATGCAGTTCATTTTGACTAATGTCCAAGTTCTGGAGGAATCTCAAACTCACCACACCTATTTCTGTGATGACGTTGTTTGACAGATCAAGCTGCCGCAGCCTCGGGTTTAAGTCAGCAGGTATAGAGGAGAGATTCTGATTCCAGCAGGACAAAGTTTTTAAACTGGACTATTGAAAGAAACAATGATTTTTCTCATTATTATGAGAAATCAAATATATGTAACACATATAAACAACAAACCAGATATTGTAAAGTATTAAAGTTAATATGATAAACATAGCATACAGATAGTAAATACTACCATGTGAGGAAAATGCAGCCCAGAACATTTAAGGAAACATCAAAATCatttaaaactattaaaaatgccaaatcatACCAAGTGATGCTGTCTGGTAAAACATTTTCCAGGCTTAAATctgtaaatatctgttttttattACTGCTTTTATTGCTACAACTAAATTAAGAGAAATCCCCTCTAAGTACGTAGCCATGCATGTAAAATGAAAACCTCTTTAATGACATACCTTCTGACAGTCCTGCGGCTGCAAAGAAACGTTTGCGAGGTAGCTGGAGAGAGGCCACTGGAAAATAAGGAAGCCGACGAGCGCGGGGCCAATCATTCTCTGGCGGCTCCTGTGCCAAAGCTACATGACTTTGGATTGCCGCTCACTGACATGCCTATCCATTTATAGCTCTGTTATTATAcgggggagagaaaaaaaaaaaaaaacaggcgtGGGAGACACAATGAGGAAATGATGTACGTGGGTCTCCGCATTGTTTCATTATCTAACATCACACAAATGGTCATTCAGATTAGTATTTTACCTAAAAGGGTATTCAAAAGCACTGTTTTgctaatatttaattatatgcTTCTCTGTTATATTTATCCAGACTCAATGTGCATAAATAAGATGCTTAAATGTAAACTGCTGTAGAAAACTATTAAGTGATCGTATTAAGTCATTTTATTGATTACAATTCAATGAATTTGAttttattaattgcaattcaatCAAATGTTATGTAAACAGAGATACaaagatgttttgtttttttttcatatatatatatatatatatatatatatatatatataattttttttttctttttttaaaggaaaaggATCTTATTTTTCCTTCCACCCTTGTCCAATAAATTCACATCCTGCACAGGTCATTTGCCATCCTGACAAAGAAGGGCCATTTCCAAAatagaaaggaaaaaaaacaaacaaatattgcTAAGATAGGGCAAACGGTAGTGCAGTGAGCCCAGAAAAGgaataaacaaagacagaaataGCCCACGATGAGAGAATGTAACAGCACGTAAACACGAGAAACtgcacagacacccacacatcTCATACGTTCAGAAATAGAGTCGGCACTCTGTTTGGGCATCATTCATATCCGTGTCACATGTCAGGATATCCCCCAGATAATAACGCCTGGCAGCGATGGAAATTACCAAAGAAACATCCGACGGCGTGTATGAGCTAGAGCATGTGATGGGCAGCTGTGCGGTGGCTTCCCCTTCGGGGGATGACCGCTCAGGCAGCTCTGCAGTCGCCAAGCTGACGGCCTCCATGACAGCAAAGCGATGATAGCTGTTATTCTGGCTTCCCACAGCCCTTCCCGTTCTCAGATAGCCACGTGTTGAGAGGTTCTGATAATGTGAGCCACGTGAAAAAGAGGCAGGAGCACTGGCTACGTATATTAAAGCCAGTGACAATATATATGAGTTGTTTATATTCATAATTCATTAATTCCACACTTGGTTTATGATAAAATGTCAATGTTACTGTAGGAGAAATATGTAATTATCACTGTTTTGAAGGAGTTGCATTAATTAGAAACTGGACATAATCTATGCTATAATACcaaatattatataaatgaGTGACTTCTTTTTGTTCAT from Paramormyrops kingsleyae isolate MSU_618 chromosome 10, PKINGS_0.4, whole genome shotgun sequence encodes the following:
- the LOC111859891 gene encoding transforming growth factor beta activator LRRC32-like, whose translation is MIGPALVGFLIFQWPLSSYLANVSLQPQDCQKSSLKTLSCWNQNLSSIPADLNPRLRQLDLSNNVITEIGVVSLRFLQNLDISQNELHVIHEGAFKNLVELHTLTLGRNFLSHNSIDNSKSFLHLYRLNTLDLSLNNLDEKDVEFYLRNASYLEYLSLSGNVLTKLTPGIFTRSQNLRSIIAENNFISEIEQGTFESLTRLAELNLARNNLGSICDFKLSQLKKLNLSRNALQFFITQKTENIFQLEMLDLSYNNLLLFPLLPNRNNLKYLNLKNNKVGVLENQLPFLETLFSYHKISNLYDSGLESVENIYSALKETPLVDLDLSENQFSSFPMEICSYLVSLKSLNLSGNCLMNISDAEIKNYAQEGQPQQSCPSLKSLDLQNNQISYFSPDFLKALPKIEELILKKNYVKPCSYRNQTGESTSIQTNLVDDSHCVSFRRLRTLKYLDLKENGIKLLSPCTFEHTPLVTLDLDGNEEMILEKGALDGLQNTLQSLSLGRNRMTSLDLSVKCLKTLKKLNVADNYLDVLPEVIACSPLKELDLRNNNFTDLEESVIRKVSIYLNTIYISGNFFNCCSAVWVKFLSESNVKIPDLKNTLCFIKQNVSIFPYFISSDSLSKQCSLEVSTEVGITNLVNIILFVFCFTFTLMIVFIVIRCALNSSLPFRNNKVVSFQSGNDNQCSGGVAKISIFETVK